The DNA sequence CCATTCCCCTCATAGCCAGTTCCGTCATGAGCAAGAAGATCGCCGGCGGTTCTGATGTCATTGTTTTGGACGTAAAGGTCGGCAAGGGCGCCTTCATGAAGGATTTGAAGGACGCCATGGCGTTGGCTAAGATGATGGTAAACATCGGTGAAACTTCTGGCAGGCGTACGGTGGCAGTTTTGACGGACATGAATCAACCTCTGGGCAGGGCAATAGGTAATTCCTTGGAAGTAATAGAGGCATGTGAGGCTTTAAAGGGCAGAGGGCCATCCGAGTTGATGGAAGTGTGTCTGGCTCTTGGTAGCTATATGCTTATTTTAGCTGGTATAGCGCAAAGTTTTGATATTGCCTCAAAGATGTTGCAAGATGCTTTGGTGAGTGGAAGAGGGATGGACAAACTGAAGGAGATGGTGAAAGCGCAAGGCGGTGATATTAACGCTTTAGAAGATTATTCCTTGTTGCCCCAAGCAAAGATAAAGTATGAGTTAAAGGCTCAGGAAGACTTCTATATTTCGGAGCTGGATGCGGAAAAGCTTGGGCTGTGCGCCATGAAGCTTGGTGCGGGAAGAGCTAAAAAGGAAGATAAAATTGACCTTGCCGTTGGCATGGTCGTCAATAAAAAGGTTGGAGATTACGTTAGTAGCGGTGAAAGCGTCGTTACCATTCATGGAAATGATGAAAGGCTTGTCGAAGAAGTGTTGCCTGAGATCAAAAGTGCAGTTAAAACGTCGAAACAAAAGGTGGCAAAAGGAAAGTTAATACATGCAGTAGTCCAACGAGGCTTGGCGCAATTTCTTTGATCTACCAGGTCGGGTTAAGTTCGATG is a window from the Acetomicrobium flavidum genome containing:
- a CDS encoding pyrimidine-nucleoside phosphorylase gives rise to the protein MIRAVDVIRKKRDGVPLGDDEIDYFLKGCCSGDIPDYQTAAFLMATYFRGMNEKEVFSLTDSMVRSGKVVDLSGIKGTKVDKHSTGGVADTTTLVVCPLVASCGAPISKMSGRGLGHTGGTLDKLEAIPGMKVSLTLDEFVNIVNSVGISIISQTDDLVPADKKLYSLRDVTATVDSIPLIASSVMSKKIAGGSDVIVLDVKVGKGAFMKDLKDAMALAKMMVNIGETSGRRTVAVLTDMNQPLGRAIGNSLEVIEACEALKGRGPSELMEVCLALGSYMLILAGIAQSFDIASKMLQDALVSGRGMDKLKEMVKAQGGDINALEDYSLLPQAKIKYELKAQEDFYISELDAEKLGLCAMKLGAGRAKKEDKIDLAVGMVVNKKVGDYVSSGESVVTIHGNDERLVEEVLPEIKSAVKTSKQKVAKGKLIHAVVQRGLAQFL